Proteins co-encoded in one Actinomadura luteofluorescens genomic window:
- a CDS encoding class I SAM-dependent methyltransferase, with protein MLTVDFQRFRVSPGDRVLDMGCGAGRHAFELYRRGAHVVAFDQDAGELSGVDKMFGAMRLEGQVPEDATAETVQGDALDLPFPDDHFDAIVASEVLEHIPDDMRAMRELLRVLKPGGKLAVTVPSWLPERVCWALSEDYHTAPGGHVRIYTRAELEAKLKSIGFRVGGHHHAHGLHAPYWWIKCAVGVDNDGNPIAKAYHQILVWDIMKRPLATRMAERVMNPLIGKSVVVYFAKPAAPDAPAAPARETADAV; from the coding sequence CTGCTGACCGTGGATTTCCAGCGGTTCCGCGTCTCCCCAGGAGACCGCGTCCTCGACATGGGATGCGGCGCCGGACGGCACGCCTTCGAGCTGTACCGACGGGGTGCGCACGTCGTGGCCTTCGACCAGGACGCCGGGGAGCTGTCCGGCGTGGACAAGATGTTCGGGGCGATGCGCCTCGAAGGCCAGGTGCCCGAGGACGCGACCGCCGAGACCGTGCAGGGCGACGCGCTGGACCTGCCGTTCCCCGACGACCACTTCGACGCGATCGTCGCGTCGGAGGTGCTGGAGCACATCCCCGACGACATGCGGGCGATGCGCGAGCTGCTGCGCGTCCTCAAGCCGGGCGGCAAGCTCGCGGTGACGGTGCCGAGCTGGCTGCCCGAGCGGGTCTGCTGGGCCCTGTCCGAGGACTACCACACCGCCCCCGGCGGGCACGTGCGGATCTACACCCGCGCCGAGCTGGAGGCCAAGCTGAAGTCGATCGGCTTCCGGGTCGGCGGCCACCACCACGCGCACGGGCTGCATGCCCCCTACTGGTGGATCAAGTGCGCGGTGGGGGTGGACAACGACGGCAACCCGATCGCCAAGGCCTACCACCAGATCCTCGTCTGGGACATCATGAAGCGGCCGCTCGCCACCCGGATGGCCGAGCGCGTCATGAACCCGCTGATCGGCAAGAGCGTCGTCGTCTACTTCGCCAAGCCCGCGGCGCCGGACGCGCCGGCGGCCCCGGCCAGGGAGACGGCGGATGCGGTCTGA
- a CDS encoding prenyltransferase, with translation MRSETAPPSVPGVLTAGDVVATARSIAAQQEPSGAIPWFSPTHGVPGHVDAWNHVEAAMALSVAGLGAEARRAYEWLLGVQRPDGSWPAKWVLGEVTEPGGESNHAAYVAVGVWHELLTTGDEDFARRMWPAVRRAIDFTLGLQTGRGEIIWIRHEDGAPSDHALLTGCSSIYQSLRCAVALAERLGEHQPDWELAADQLGHVVAAHPEAFADKSRWSMDWYYPVLGGPVRGADAARRFEESWDTFVVPGLGCRCVSDQPWVTAAESCELVLALDAAGDRDRALELFGTIQHLRHEDGSYWTGWQFENERHFPGDRSTYTAAAVILAADALADASPGSRLFKEIAGRPLGPSEASDPLACGCALVAAANRA, from the coding sequence ATGCGGTCTGAGACCGCCCCGCCCTCGGTCCCCGGAGTCCTGACCGCAGGCGACGTCGTCGCCACGGCGCGGAGCATCGCGGCGCAGCAGGAGCCGTCCGGCGCGATCCCGTGGTTCTCACCGACGCACGGCGTCCCCGGGCACGTGGACGCCTGGAACCACGTCGAGGCGGCGATGGCGCTGTCGGTCGCCGGGCTCGGCGCCGAGGCGCGGCGGGCCTACGAGTGGCTGCTCGGCGTCCAGCGCCCGGACGGGTCGTGGCCCGCGAAGTGGGTGCTGGGCGAGGTCACCGAGCCGGGCGGGGAGTCCAACCACGCCGCCTACGTCGCGGTGGGCGTCTGGCACGAGCTGCTGACGACCGGGGACGAGGACTTCGCCCGGCGCATGTGGCCGGCGGTCCGGCGCGCGATCGACTTCACGCTGGGGCTGCAGACCGGGCGCGGCGAGATCATCTGGATCCGGCACGAGGACGGCGCGCCGTCCGACCACGCGCTGCTGACCGGCTGCTCGTCGATCTACCAGTCGCTGCGCTGCGCGGTCGCGCTGGCCGAGCGGCTCGGCGAGCACCAGCCGGATTGGGAGCTCGCCGCCGACCAGCTCGGGCATGTGGTGGCGGCGCATCCGGAGGCGTTCGCCGACAAGAGCCGCTGGTCGATGGACTGGTACTACCCGGTGCTCGGCGGCCCCGTGCGGGGCGCGGACGCGGCGCGCCGCTTCGAGGAGTCCTGGGACACCTTCGTGGTGCCGGGCCTCGGCTGCCGCTGCGTCTCGGACCAGCCGTGGGTGACGGCGGCGGAGAGCTGCGAGCTGGTGCTGGCGCTGGACGCCGCGGGCGACCGCGACCGCGCGCTGGAGCTGTTCGGCACCATCCAGCACCTCCGGCACGAGGACGGCTCGTACTGGACGGGCTGGCAGTTCGAGAACGAGCGGCACTTCCCCGGGGACCGTTCCACCTACACGGCGGCGGCGGTGATCCTCGCGGCGGACGCCCTGGCGGACGCCTCCCCCGGCTCCCGGCTCTTCAAGGAGATCGCGGGACGGCCGCTCGGGCCGTCGGAGGCGTCCGATCCCCTGGCGTGCGGCTGCGCGCTCGTCGCGGCCGCCAACCGCGCCTGA
- a CDS encoding class I SAM-dependent methyltransferase — MPPELLRAARGARGFMPDGEGLALYEAGLEYGGRLSGTGPMLEVGTYCGKSAVYLGAAARQAGTVLVTVDHHHGSEENQAGWEHHDPSLVDPCTGRMDTLPKFRATIAAAGLEDEVVAVVGQSRTVSAFWRTPLALLFIDGGHGEEHAQGDYEGWAPHVAAGGALVIHDVFPDPRDGGRPPYDVYLRALASGAFEERRAEGSLRVLERVGDADPLTPA; from the coding sequence ATGCCCCCCGAGCTGCTGCGCGCCGCGCGCGGCGCCAGGGGCTTCATGCCGGACGGCGAGGGCCTCGCGCTGTACGAGGCGGGCCTGGAGTACGGCGGCCGCCTGTCCGGGACCGGGCCCATGCTGGAGGTCGGCACCTACTGCGGCAAGTCCGCCGTGTACCTGGGGGCCGCCGCCAGGCAGGCGGGAACGGTCCTCGTCACCGTCGACCACCACCACGGCTCGGAGGAGAACCAGGCGGGCTGGGAGCACCACGACCCGTCCCTGGTCGACCCGTGCACCGGCCGGATGGACACCCTGCCCAAGTTCCGCGCGACGATCGCCGCCGCCGGGCTGGAGGACGAGGTCGTCGCCGTCGTCGGGCAGTCCCGCACCGTCTCGGCGTTCTGGCGGACGCCGCTGGCGCTGCTGTTCATCGACGGCGGCCACGGCGAGGAGCACGCGCAGGGCGACTACGAGGGCTGGGCGCCGCACGTCGCCGCCGGCGGGGCCCTGGTGATCCACGACGTCTTCCCCGACCCCCGGGACGGCGGACGGCCGCCCTACGACGTCTACCTGCGGGCGCTGGCGAGCGGCGCCTTCGAGGAGCGCCGGGCGGAGGGCTCGCTGCGCGTCCTGGAACGCGTCGGCGACGCCGACCCGCTCACGCCCGCCTGA
- a CDS encoding ferredoxin, protein MRVRVDPLVCEANAVCVGLAPEVFDLDDDDELRITRPDVPPEEQDRVRHAVRSCPKAALTLEE, encoded by the coding sequence ATGAGAGTACGAGTCGACCCTCTGGTATGCGAGGCGAACGCCGTGTGCGTCGGGCTCGCACCCGAGGTCTTCGACCTCGACGACGATGACGAGCTGCGGATCACGCGGCCGGACGTCCCGCCCGAGGAGCAGGACCGCGTCCGCCACGCGGTGCGGTCGTGCCCGAAGGCCGCGCTGACGCTGGAGGAGTAG
- a CDS encoding Zn-dependent alcohol dehydrogenase — protein sequence MARAAVLHAVGDKELDLRDDVSTIDPGPDQVKVEIKATGVCHSDLSTMTGVLPSAMPTVIGHEGAGVVAEVGDRVTGVRPGDHVVVNWTPDCGECAECLRGEPYLCMTHLARSFSEPGFTLGDGSPAFGMAGTGTWAEEIVLPRRGVIKIAEDIPFEYAALLGCGIPTGVGAVVNTAKVTPGSKVAVVGAGGVGLSVIQGARIAGASTILAIDPNEAKHPIAEQFGATHTATLDDLDATKGLLTGGAGFDYTFEVVGKSAAITTAWNATRRGGDVIVVGAGAADDDWSQTAFALLFDGKSLKPSLYGGCDLKRDIPLFVDLWRAGKLDIESLITRRIGFDDLNDAVRALTEGEVIRQVVVFD from the coding sequence ATGGCACGCGCCGCGGTACTGCATGCGGTCGGCGACAAGGAACTCGATCTGCGCGACGACGTCTCGACGATCGATCCGGGTCCCGACCAGGTGAAGGTCGAGATCAAGGCGACCGGGGTCTGCCACTCGGACCTGTCCACCATGACCGGCGTGCTGCCGTCCGCGATGCCGACGGTCATCGGCCACGAGGGCGCCGGGGTCGTGGCCGAGGTCGGCGACCGGGTGACCGGCGTCCGGCCGGGCGACCACGTCGTCGTCAACTGGACGCCCGACTGCGGCGAGTGCGCCGAGTGCCTGCGCGGCGAGCCGTACCTGTGCATGACCCACCTCGCGCGGTCGTTCTCGGAGCCCGGCTTCACCCTCGGCGACGGCAGCCCCGCGTTCGGCATGGCGGGCACCGGCACCTGGGCCGAGGAGATCGTGCTCCCCCGGCGCGGCGTGATCAAGATCGCCGAGGACATCCCCTTCGAGTACGCCGCCCTGCTCGGCTGCGGCATCCCCACCGGCGTCGGCGCCGTCGTCAACACCGCGAAGGTCACGCCGGGCTCCAAGGTCGCGGTGGTCGGCGCGGGAGGCGTCGGGCTCTCCGTCATCCAGGGCGCCAGGATCGCGGGCGCCTCGACCATCCTCGCGATCGACCCGAACGAGGCCAAGCACCCGATCGCCGAGCAGTTCGGCGCGACCCACACCGCCACCCTGGACGACCTCGACGCGACCAAGGGGCTGCTCACCGGCGGCGCGGGCTTCGACTACACCTTCGAGGTCGTCGGCAAGTCCGCCGCGATCACCACGGCGTGGAACGCGACCCGCCGCGGCGGCGACGTCATCGTCGTGGGCGCCGGCGCCGCCGACGACGACTGGAGCCAGACGGCGTTCGCCCTGCTGTTCGACGGCAAGAGCCTGAAGCCGTCCCTGTACGGCGGCTGCGACCTCAAGCGCGACATCCCCCTGTTCGTCGACCTCTGGCGCGCCGGGAAACTCGACATCGAAAGCCTCATCACCCGCCGGATCGGCTTCGACGACCTCAACGACGCCGTCCGAGCCCTCACCGAAGGCGAAGTAATCCGCCAAGTAGTGGTGTTCGACTGA